One Apteryx mantelli isolate bAptMan1 chromosome 17, bAptMan1.hap1, whole genome shotgun sequence genomic window, GCCCTCTCGCAGATCCCTGGGTTCTGCTCCATGCTCGAGAACAGCTCGTGCAGGCATTGCTGAGTGTAGGACAAAGACTGCTCCTCAAAGTCCTCCGTGGAAATCAGCTTGCAGAACGACGTACTGAGGGGGTACTCGTTGTCAAACTCATCCAGGGTCTCCATCGTGCACCTGGGCAGAGACAACAGGGCAAACCGCCCGCCGCTGGGGCCAACGGAGCCGCTTTCTGGTGACCCAGAGGCCTCCCCTGCGCTGCCCCGGGGCAGCCTCCGCCACGGGAGCCACCGCCGGCCTGCTGAGCGCCTCTGCGGCGCGACGGCAGCcagccgggcggcagcgccggtGCCAGGCGCTCCTCGACGGGCAGAGAGACCCGCCAGACGCCGCCCCTCagcgggggctgccccggccctgccccggcttccaggccgccgccgccgcccgacgGCTGGGGCCTGCGAGCGGCGGtgagggagggcagcagggccccgctccgcggcgcgagggagcgggcggccgcgggcagggccgcgggCAGGGCGGGGCGCAGCGCCAGGCGCCCCGCAGCACCGAGGGGCCGCGACCACCCCCATCGCCGCCGCCATCACGGCCGCGCCCGcctcgggggcggggcggggggcggggctgccccgcgcggcgcacctgctcgctgcctcgcgccCGCGCTGGCCTGGCGGGCTCGCAGTCCCCGCCCCCTCCCACCGCGGCTTCGAACGGCCAATCAGGGAACGCGCTGGCGGCGGCCCTTGCACGCGCCACAATGGGCCGCTGGCaaagggggcggggcctccccccgccccccgctcgctcgcgcgcgcggccgttggcAGCGGGCGCGCGGTGCCTCAGGGGCGGCGGTGGCGCTcgacgcccgcccgcccgcccgctcttCCCCTCAGCGCGGCGCAGGGAGGAGGCCGGAGGTTTCGGCTCGTTGCAAGGCGTTTATTAGTCAGGAGCAGCCGCCAGCCCGTGGCTGCCCTCAGGCCTGGGAGGAAGAGGGCTCCTGGCAGTATTTCTTGGTGTCCAGCTTCCTGTGGGCCATGATGTAGGGCGCCTTGGCGAAGCACGTGGCGGCGACGCGGTCGCAGTTGCAGATGAACATCTCGCAGTCGGTGTTGGTGCCtggtggggagagggggagccgTCACGGCCTCCCTGCGCCTTCGCAGGACGAGGCAGGGGCTCGAGCAGGCGCTCCTGTGGGGCGTCAGCCCTGCCCACTGCTGCCTTTGCCTCTTGGGGGTGATGTGCTTCTCCCACCGCCCCCTCGCCCCAAAGCCTCCGTCCTTGGAGCTGGTTCCTCACACCagcccagcagcctccttcctgccACCGTTCTTCCCCGCTCGCCAGGCTGTCTGCTGTCACAACCCGAGAGCCTATAGTGCTCAGATCTATTAGGTTAAAGTTGTCTGGCAGAAGCTGTGAAACATTACCCAGCCAGTGTGCTGCTCTCTTAAATACTTCAATTAAAAGGACTCTCAGAAAAATAACACTCTATTCCCTGAAGGGGACAGACTTCCCTGCGTGCTGTAATACCGTATCACTTCTAATGCAGCCAGGAACCGCTACGCAGCGTTTGCTCCAGCGCCTGTGCAGGGTACCCTGTTCCCGACAGGCGGGGATGACGGCGGAGGGCTGGGTAGCTGTCAGGAAGCACTTTCCTGCCAAAGCAGCGTCTAGCGCAACGCAGCCCTCATTCCTTCAGAAAGGATATCGAAGCGACCTTTGAAGGAGCGTGACACAGAAGGGGACGTACTGCTACATGTAATCTCTTTGCCAGAGCAGGTGAAGCTGTACGTCTTTGTGTACGGGTTGTCCAGCAGGACTCTGCATGCCGGGAGCTTCTTTGCCTCGCTGTAGCAATGATCATGTGCTTGACAGCACCTAGGAAACAAGGAGGAAAAGGTCAGAAAATGCCAGCGATGCTAACTCAGCTGACTTGTAGGACATCCAAATAGGCTGGTGTTCCTTAGAAGAGGCGTTGAGCAAAAAAAGGCACCCAGTGACAGGGGAGCAGGCATGAGGGACCTCAAAGGGAAACTAACGGCCCCCGAGCTGCCTGGTTCCCGTGCCCTCGCTCCGGCGTCGTTGCAGGCTTGTCCATCGGGCACAGGGGGAGCACAAGAGTGGCATCTACCCTAAGGTCCCCCTCAGCGCCCGGTTCCTGGTGAGCTAGCGGCTGGCTCAGCTCACTGCACCTTGGTTATCAACCTCGTATGAGCGCTAAACCGCCAGGCTGGTTCTTGGCATCGTGCAGCTCAGCACTGAGCGTGGCGATGGTCGAACGCTGCCGTGTGCTCAGCGCTGCTCTCCTGGCTGCTGGCACAGTAGTGCTACGAAAGTGCTGAGACACCCCCGTTCCAGCCATCCAGCATAGCTGCCACAGAAGTCAGAGTTACTTGGATTATATTTTATCCTAGTAACAACACATTGGGGTGCAATAACAAACAGCCTTTTTCCCTTAGATCAGTCTTTGGGCAAAATCGTCATTCGCAGCAGCCAGAGATTTCTGTGAACGTTGACAGGACCAGCTGAGGCGAAGCTGCCCTGCAGACCACAGAAAGCAagcaaggagaggaaagaggTTTGCGCAAGCAGTCTTACCAACCTGTCAAGTTCATCTACCGGTGTCCCGCTGCCTCCCAAGCCGCAATAGCAGCCGTAGTCAGCAAAATCCACCAGAGGGTTGCTCTCTGGGATGGTGCATTTGACCATCTCACGAAGCTGCCATACTGCCCGGGGTgagacagcagcactggctgcagccACTGAGAAAAAACACAGAGGTTAGCGTTACACATGGGGCTGTCGGGGGATGTCGAGGGGGCGGGAATGCCACATACACACCGGACAGCAGGAAAAGCAGTACAAGAGACTTCATTATTGAAGGACTTAACAAAGAAGTTACTGCTAAAAAAAAGGTGGCCCTTTATACTGCAAGCTCACCTTGACACAGAGGTAAAATAAATGAGCTAGTATTTACGTTACTAAACACAAACCTCCATCAGAGGCCATGGCCAGGAGATTGTGTCATGGCCACCTGAAGGCCAGTGGAGTTGAAACGCCAGAACTCCAGAGGACAAATATTTGCTCTTTAGATTTCTGTTATTAAATTATTCTAATGTTAGTATTAGAAGTCAGCTGGAAAGATCTGGGTATCTTTACGGGCTCTCTGCTAAAAAATGTAGCAGTGTTGGCAGTTATGTTGGAAACTGTTGGCATACCAGTATCCACCCTATTAATACGTGGCGTGTTCTTCTTATGGCGTCCCGGTTCATCATTAATCTTGTACCTCCCAATGGATTCTCCTGGCCTAATTTAGGGAATAAGATGCAAGTAGTTCACTCATCCCAAATGGCCATTTGGCACGAGCTGAACTGACCAAAATTCAGGCAAATTTTTTGACTTTGAAACCGTTTATGAGGAAGAGCTACTACTGGGCAAGGAACGGGAGCCAAGCAACTTGGAAAGCCTCTGCAATCGCTTGGGAAAAGCAGCATAATGAACTGCCACAATGACATAGGAAAGTATGACCACAGGAAGGTGGTGGGAGCTGGCAGAAAATGGCTTGAGACAGTAACACATGGGTAGTGGGAAGACCATGGGAACTATTATCTGCAGTTTCCAAACAGCAGAGGTTCAGCAGGCCTTTTCCTGAGGCTTCAGTGAAGCAGAGGACCaaagaaaaggtatttgcagTTCAGGGCTAGGCATGGCATGAGCTGGTCAGGCTCTATACGTTACCACCTCACCAGGCACACAGCAAGGCACAGCAGAGTCAGATGAAATCGGAGAAGCCTCCAGTCACCCTTATTTTGATGGCATACTGTGCCATCAGGCTCCTGGGCTCACGATGATGCTTTACATCTTTAGACTTGCCATCGTCACAGCAACTCTGGAAAAGGTGAGCGTGTCACCTGCTCAAAGAGTTTGTTTCCTTTAAATGTCCATTCACCCCTCTGTTCATCAAAATCTGCCTGGTAAATGCAGCTCTTCGTTTTAATACAAGGTACGTCCAGAAAAAGCTACCTGTTCTCCCTCTCACATAGGGTCCCTGCTCTTCAAATTAGGGGAAATTAATTTCTATGCTAGTCGGTGGACTTTAACCACGTGTCTGGAAATGCAATAGTTGATCTTCCCTTGTGGTTGTGTTTGGCCAGCCCTACTCCAGTAGCTGCTGAATCCACGTGCAGGTGGCACAGTACTCACCTGCCTGGAAAGGCTAATATTATCTGGCTTACGCAAGCACTTGCATCTATTCTTAAATGACCTTAGAGGTCTTACGCCGGAATTGAACTGGGCTCACAAGTTTTaattcacacagcagatttcagtaGGTCAGAGAGAGCAGCTTCTTTTTCTCCAACACCCAGAAGCCAGCGAGGCCCTTTGGTTCTCTCTGCCAAGGCACGAGGTGAGAGAAAGcttcctggagctgcctggggtGAGTCCAAAATACTGCACTTGTCTTCAGAGCCCAGAGGCTCTAACACTGTCAAGGCTGCAGGTTTGGCATTTTTATGCACTAGATCCTAGACAACTTCCCTGACAACAGGAGTCCCCATTTATTTCAAATGCACCCAAACAAGCCTCCGTTTTTTATGAGCCAGGGGAAGAGGCAAAGTCTGCTTTTCCACAACAGCCCAAATTTTCAGAGTGCTTATCCAGGAGACTTAGGGTTCAACACCCTTCGGTAGGTTCCAATGCACGTTTCCAGAAGGGCACCTTCACCACAAGCGATGACGAGGACACCCTCACCGTCGTAACAGCTGAAACCACGGCAGGATGCCCAGTGTATCCATAGGATGTCGAAGGCTACAGCTGGACATCCCAATGAAAGCACCAGTTTTTTTTAACTCTCACATGCTCTCTGAGATTCCCCACTCGTTGGTTAAAGGCAAAGAGATGCTGAGGTACCGATTCGAGTCTTGGGTCCTAATAGTGAGAACACTGAACAACGATCAAAGGCTGATGTAAAGGACAGTCCACGCTCCAGTTAGTTTAGAAACAATAATTTAATCCTTCGCTCACAGATCAATGTGCTTTCCCTTCAGTAGAgagttctccttctcctttgctactTCAGCCACTTTTAGTCTTTTGTTTattgctcattcttttccctatgaATCTTAAGACACTGTGGTTCCTTTTGTCCCCACTTTTCAGTTTCTGATTTACCACTAATGTTGCTAAAAAACCTTCCATTAGTAAATTGGCCTTTTTAAGTCACAAACGGCAAGTACCTTTCCTATCTCAGATTTCATCCATCATAATGTAGCAAGAGAGGCACCAAGTGTGAGAAAGTGAGCATGTGAGCTTTATAAGAGTGCCGTATGAGAAAAAGCCCAGCAGGGTAAAGATTTTTCCACCAATGCTATTTTTGGTCTTCAGAAATTATAACAACCTGTTGCTGGCCTTCAGTGTGCATATGAGGAGAGCCCAACTTATTACTGGTTCCTAAATTCACAGGCCTGCACTAGATACACCTTAAATTATTGTTAAGAATTTTATACAATTAAGACTCTGCCGCATAGGTTCCCCACCCTATTTTACACTGTTATAGTATAACTTGCCTTTCTCTTCTAGTTCTCTTCTTTATCTATTAAGgcatttttccccccatctcTACACTTTCCTTTCTTACATCTAGCCCCCTCGGTCCACTGTAGTCTATGAATCCAAAGAGTATCTGGGCCAACCTTCTAAACACCACGGTGTCTTCTCCTTTCTTCAACCTATGGATATCTTTAAAAACCCCTATAATGTAAAGAGGAGACATAATCCCTACCGAAACCAGATCTGCCTCACATTATAAACTGGGCCGGAGCCAAAGCTGGGAGCAGAACACAGAACTGGAGCCCTGGGACTTTTATCTAATGACAGGATGAGACTCCAGCCAGGTCCGAGTTCGCCTAAAATCTCCCCCATTGGAAAACCACCCACACCCTAATAATGACAGAGAAGGAcagttttcaaataatttattaggaatttaaaactgaaatctggaAAAAGGGTTACAGGTGTGGAGAGAACAAACATTGGAGTGTAATAACTTACTGGCTTAAAAACAcagctttatttcttttaaaaaaaatgcccaCCCTGAAACCGGAGCCCCAGCCTCCAGGCAGCGGCAGCACTGGCCAGAGTGAatcacagcccagcagcagcacagccggCCCGTGGCTGTCTGGAGGGGGCACAGAAGCAGTTCAGCGCATTTACCAAGAGGGAGGAAAGCGCTGTCCGCAGACCCAAATTTGAAGtatatagaataaaaataaacccaataaaatgcagctcttctttaattaggaaatatttaaaaaaacagacataCAGACTCTTGTCTCAGTAACAAAAATtattgctttgtgttttcagtACTAATCCGTAAAGTACCCTCTTACCTAAACAGAACTCTCCAAACGTATCGCCCAGGTCAGGACAAGCTCCAGTGcccgggagggaaggggagggaaggggagggaagagaagggcCCTTCGGGCACTGTGGCCCTCCCAGTCCTTTTCTAGATGGCCCTCTCCCTCGCAGGGGCTCAgtttgggggaggagagggaatgatttttaaaacttaAGATGAAGCTGTTATTTCCCTGGGAAAAGAATTTGGCTGCATCTTAATAAAAGGCTTAATCACCCCCCTTAACAAGGTCTTTGGTTCACTTAATCCAGACCCAAACCTGCCCCTAGCACTCCTGCTGGAGGCTTCCCCGGGCAGAGCCTGCTCCTTAGCGTGGGCCGGGCCACGCTGGGGGAAGCCCCAGCAGGTTCTGGAGAAGGGACCAGCTCAGCCCCGCACACCACAGCGGACAGATTCCCCCGCTCTTCAGAACACGGAGtaaagcaaaggggaagctgcAATTCTGTAATTTGTATAATCCCTGAGAAGCCCTTAACCCGCCCCTGATCACCaccctgctgcttttctccccagttaATGACTCCCCAGCCCAGCGCCCTGCCCTCCAGAACGACCACCCGCGTCTCCCCCACCCGGGGCGGCAGCCCTCCCGATGCCCTCGCCTCCGGAGCAGCATCCCCTTCCCAGGAAATCTTGACGCGAGCGATAGCGTTTGGAGAGTGAATTCCTTTTAAAGTAACCAAGACAAGCAGTGGCGGTAAAGCCCTCTTACCTACAGCCAAACCAGACGCTGGCACTACGGAGCCCAGTGATGGAGTCTGTACATTGAGCGATCGGAAGCAGCTTTAACCCGCTCAGCAATGCGGCCGATGGCCGGTATGTCtcacccccgcccccacccccccttcCATCTCATCAGAGGTCTTAAAATCTTACAGTAAAAGGTGTACAAAAAAAGAACGGAGTCCTGTCAGGATTCTGCTGGAGAGTATTGCTCACGCTGCGGCACCAAGTCCAGGACCTGGAGCTGCTCCTTGGAGCCAGGCTGCGGCAGGCAGCCAGGTTCACCTCGCGATATTTACATATTatacaggaggaaaaagaaaaccccacgTAAAACTAAACCTAGGAAAACAGAAATTCTCTCAGCTGTAAGGATAGTGTTTTTCACTTAGCAAAATATACATTTGTTTTGTTCCATAGCGATGTCCAACGTTTTCGGATCCTTGGAGTTTCACACTTTTCAAAGCCTCAcatttacaaaacagaaacaattaaaaacagtttctttaaaaaaaatagaaatacatcAGTTCCTCTCAGCCTTTGCTCTCTCTGCGTCTCTTTCTTCCCTTCAGAACTGCATTCTTGTTACATACCGTGCTTTAAAAACACTGACGACAACAACAACAGAgttgaaaatattcaaaacagtTTCAAAGCCAAATAAAAATACTCCTCAATAAAAACTACCTAACACAATCACAAAGCCAATTCATAAAATATGTCTACTAGCTCGGGAAAGAGCAAACAACAAAAAGGGGGAGCcccaaaaaagataaaaaaataaaataaaaaaataaaactaacagctaataaaataaataaaagaagaatcggtgggctgggggggcagggaggggggaagcGTAAACCGTCGGTGGTTAGTAAGAAAGCGAGATGATCTCCTCGGGTTCAGTCCAGTGTGGTCTGGTCAAGGGGAGAGATCAGGGCAGGGCGGCAGGAGCCTGGCGGCCAGCCGGCAGTGTGCAGTTTGATTCCAGAAAACGGTAACCTTGGCTCATCCCCCGAGGCTCACCAGCTCCTCCAGCCGCCGTCCTCGGTCGGGCACTGGGGAGTCTGCGGGAGACAGCAGGGGAGGGAAGGCACAGGATCTACGACCACCAACCGCTGCTCCCTTGTGGTTTTTCCCCCCATTATTTGACAGAAATACTCAATATCCCAACTTGCCCCAACACAGACTTTTCCAGGCaatttgctctgcctctctccagcacagcagtGGGGCACGGCAGAGGTGTTTCCATTTCTGATGGCGACACGTAGGCCCGCAGACAAGGCCCCGCatgccgcgctgcccgccggcccgGTGCAGGCAGCCTGCCTGTCGGGACCTGCGATATTCCTGGCTCACGTCCGGGCCGTGGCGGAGTCCGGCCCCTTCTCAGCTCAGCgcagccctgccaggctgccacgGACTCCTGTCAGGTCGCCCTTCCCTAGGAGCTTTTGCCTTCCATTtggagaaggttttttttcctttctaaaccaACAAAATTCTGCTGTGTTTGCAAAGCAGACGGGGACGATCCACCAGTTCCCTCTCCAGCCCATCTCTGGACCAGAAACAGGCCGCATCAGGCTC contains:
- the PLA2G1B gene encoding phospholipase A2, whose amino-acid sequence is MKSLVLLFLLSVAAASAAVSPRAVWQLREMVKCTIPESNPLVDFADYGCYCGLGGSGTPVDELDRCCQAHDHCYSEAKKLPACRVLLDNPYTKTYSFTCSGKEITCSSTNTDCEMFICNCDRVAATCFAKAPYIMAHRKLDTKKYCQEPSSSQA